In Thermoanaerobaculia bacterium, the DNA window GCCGCAAAGCGTCGGGCCGCCGCCTCGACCACCCTTCGGCTCGGCAACGTCCGGCTCGTTGTTCGCCCGGCGGTCACGGCCCAGACGAAGCTCCGCTTTTCGCCGAGGGCGTACTCGAGGAGCACCGTGTCGGGATCCAGGACCTTGTCCTGGATCTCCCGGGCCGTGAGCGGCTGAGGGCGCTCGAGCGCCGCGAAGCGCGGGTCGGCGGCCCGGATCTTCCCCTGGATCTCGTCGTGTTCGGCGAGAAGGGCGTCGAGCGGCCGTTCGTCGGCGCCCGGCGGAGGCACCGGCGCCGTCCCGGCGAGCCGCTGCGCCTCGAGCCGCCGCCGGGCTTCGATCTGCGACTCGATCGACTTCTCCCGCTCGAGGAGCGCCGGGTCGATGCTCTGCCGCAGATCGATCCGGGCGGCGGCCAGGAAATCGACGAGGCTCCGCGCCTTCGATCGCTCGCTGGCATGGAGGGCTTCGGCGCTCCATCCCCGGTCCGGCTCCTGCGCGTCGAGGTCCATCAGGATGTCGATCAGGAGGTCGTAGCGCTCGTGCGTCGCCGCCAGGTAGAGCGCCCGCTCGCCGAGCGCCGGGATCGCGCCGCGCGTCGATTCGGTGAACCTCAGCGCGTCTTCGATGTCGTGCCGGGCCGCGTCCAGGTTTCCCAGGGCCCTGTCGGCTCGGGCGAGATTGACCAGGGCGATCGCCTCCGTTCCGCGGTCGCCGGTGGCGCGGATCATCGGCAGCGCCTCCCGGAAAGCGTCCAAGGCTCCGGCGGCATCCCCCATTTCGAGGCGCGCGCGGGCGATGCAGGCGACGGCGCTCGCCTCGTGCCGCCGGTCGCCGACCGCATGTTGCATGGCGCGTGCGGTTTCGAATTCGGCGAGAGCGGCCTTCGGACGGCGTTCCGCGAGCTCGGCGAGGCCGATGTGGCTCACCGTCGCCGACTCGGCATTCCGGTCGCCGACGTCGCGGAGGAGGGGAAGAGCGAGCCGGTACCGGCGGAGCGCGCCGGCCGCGTCCCCGCGGTCGAGGCACACGGTCCCGAGCGAATAGAGCGTCACGCCTTCCATGTGCCGGTTCCCGAGATCGCGAAAGCGCGCGAGAGCGACGTCCATGTCCGCCTGCGCCCGCTCGAGTTCACCGAGAACTTCGAGATTGACCGCGCGGTTCCGGAGGATGGCCGCCTCCATTGCCCGGTCGCCGAACGCGCGCGCCTCGTCGATCGCCTCGCTGTAGCGCGCGACGGCGTCCGGATAGTCGCCGAGCGCGCTCCGCGCGCCGCCGATGTTGGAGAGCGTCTCGGCGAGGCCGCGCACGTCGCGGTCTTCCCGGCGGATCGCGAGCGCCTGCCCGAGGTTCTCGAGGGCCGCCCGCTGGTCACCGGTGCGGAGCAGCGCCACGCCCACTTCGTCGAGCGCGGACGATTCGCCGCGGCGGTCGCCGACTTCCCGCCAGAGGGCGAGCGCCTGCCGCGCGCGGTCGAGCGCGAGGTGGAAGTCGCCGAGCCATCCCAGCGTGTCCGTGACGCGGTCGAGGCACGCGGCCTCTTCGCGGCGATCGCCGATCGCGCGCCAGAGGGCGATCGCCTCTTCGTATTTCTGGAGAGCCTGGCGGGACGTCGGCTCCGTCGCCTGCGCGAGAAGCGCGTCGCCCGCGGAACGCGCGCGCTCCGCGTCGATCCGTTTCGAGTCCTCCGGGGTCGCCGGGCGCGGCGCGTCGATCGAGAGCCGGTATCTTCCCCTCGGGGACTTGTCGTTCCTCAGACGGATCTCGATCCGGCAGCTCTCCGCGCGGGGAGAGACGGCCGAGACGGTGACGGGATCGCTTTCGTCGGCAGCATTGTCGGCTTGCGCGAGTTCCGCGCCCGACGCGGAGAGAATCCGGACGGACGCGTCGAGATGATTCTGTTCGACCACGACGTGGAGGAACTGGCCCGCGGAAAGCTCGATCGGGTAGGCGTCGACGCGGCCGGGGGAGAGCTCGGATTCGATCGGCGAGCCCGGCGCGACGCTCCTGCTGCTTTGCGCCGCGGCCATCGGATTTCCGACGCCGAGAGCCAGCGCGAGCATTCCGCAGATCGCCCCGCCTTTTCGAGACATTGCCGTTCGCTTCCAGTGTACCGCCGTTGCCTTGGAATTGGACGAAAACCCGTTCAGCGGCGGCCCCCGACGGCGGGGAGGAGCGCTTCGATTTCCGCCCGATGCGAACGGTCGTGCTCGAACATGCGAAGCGGAATCTCCCCGAGACGGAGGGGGCCGACTCCCTCCTGCACGCCGGAGCGGCACCGCTCTGCCTCGGTCGAGCGCCGGAGCGCCTCGACGTTGCGACCCCGGGCCCCGGCGAATGCCGCCAGCCCCTCCGCGAGGTCGCGTTTTCGGTAATCGCGCTCGGCCGCCACGCCGGCACCGTCGAAATCCGGGAGGACGGGCGCGTCCTCGGTGAGCAGCCGCCGGATCCTCTCCCCGAAGCCTTCCGTTTCCAGATCGGCGAGATGCCAGACGTGCTCGACGTAGGAGAACGCATCGGGTTCCGGCCGCACGCGGGTGCGGTCGTCGGAGAAACGGGTTCGCAGGCTTTCCAGATAAGACGGCATCGCGGCGAGGCGAACGAGCCGATCCTCCCACTCGTCCATGACCGGGATTATCCTCCGACTCCGTCGGCGCCCTCATAGAATCGCTTCCGTGCTTTTCTCGC includes these proteins:
- a CDS encoding CHAT domain-containing tetratricopeptide repeat protein — its product is MSRKGGAICGMLALALGVGNPMAAAQSSRSVAPGSPIESELSPGRVDAYPIELSAGQFLHVVVEQNHLDASVRILSASGAELAQADNAADESDPVTVSAVSPRAESCRIEIRLRNDKSPRGRYRLSIDAPRPATPEDSKRIDAERARSAGDALLAQATEPTSRQALQKYEEAIALWRAIGDRREEAACLDRVTDTLGWLGDFHLALDRARQALALWREVGDRRGESSALDEVGVALLRTGDQRAALENLGQALAIRREDRDVRGLAETLSNIGGARSALGDYPDAVARYSEAIDEARAFGDRAMEAAILRNRAVNLEVLGELERAQADMDVALARFRDLGNRHMEGVTLYSLGTVCLDRGDAAGALRRYRLALPLLRDVGDRNAESATVSHIGLAELAERRPKAALAEFETARAMQHAVGDRRHEASAVACIARARLEMGDAAGALDAFREALPMIRATGDRGTEAIALVNLARADRALGNLDAARHDIEDALRFTESTRGAIPALGERALYLAATHERYDLLIDILMDLDAQEPDRGWSAEALHASERSKARSLVDFLAAARIDLRQSIDPALLEREKSIESQIEARRRLEAQRLAGTAPVPPPGADERPLDALLAEHDEIQGKIRAADPRFAALERPQPLTAREIQDKVLDPDTVLLEYALGEKRSFVWAVTAGRTTSRTLPSRRVVEAAARRFAAACSDGGNDPAATAKAAAALGGMLLGPVAREIRHRRIAIVPEGALLYVPFAALPSPGSGDPLLAGHEIVSVPSATTLAVLRREAADRAAPGLRVAVLADPVFDRRDPRVLSGSASPATARRGDEDRVTRSIQDAGLARLDRLGASRREAEAIGALAGARRTLMALDFRASRATAMSADVASAGIVHFASHAILDGKHPELSGIVLSLVDERGDPVDGFLQTRDVYSLRLSANLVVLSACQTAVGKEVRGEGLLGLSRGFMYAGAPRIVATLWKVPDRATAELMKRFYEAILTEGLRPAAALRAAQRAIRQERRWASPYYWAAFTLQGDWN
- a CDS encoding DinB family protein, coding for MDEWEDRLVRLAAMPSYLESLRTRFSDDRTRVRPEPDAFSYVEHVWHLADLETEGFGERIRRLLTEDAPVLPDFDGAGVAAERDYRKRDLAEGLAAFAGARGRNVEALRRSTEAERCRSGVQEGVGPLRLGEIPLRMFEHDRSHRAEIEALLPAVGGRR